The Magnolia sinica isolate HGM2019 chromosome 10, MsV1, whole genome shotgun sequence genome includes a window with the following:
- the LOC131217144 gene encoding uncharacterized protein LOC131217144 isoform X3, whose translation MCNKGIGCVRSFSVSETSVDQTQALFTMDGSAAPVPTNTAAADETPRVAAADETPRVKFLCSFGGSILPRPLDGKLRYVGGETRIVSMPRDVTYEELMSRMRELFEAAALLKYQQPDEDLDALVSVVNDDDVTNMMEEYDKLDAAGDGFTRLRIFLFSHPDQDVSPHFDADERETERRYVDALNSMSDTASDFRKQQVDGLISGQLEKIHSGEQFYNPMNCEVQLPPFNLHHINVPHPSSGQHSQPHTQRYNEMEAPWSPAYYSAGHHPAHDPRPVPEFPSSPSARRYRMPFGDLHDKCMDRMLEEYGRHPMNHQPPYDHQPAFVDNVMWLPPGAIASEKSGYPGNLSHSHNVFDGNSICEHCRMAFQKNQALLETRYPDARWRHGQPHMEQSSSGNEFVQFSNRCGECFPSREAYMLNPESKLDPGVYSNEQNEHRPFYNESLNHERGWVLHHQLNHQAEEPRTQLSGASGRVNEHYMVDGSGMNMNFPFVHDGHSVSSNCINHDDPRYIHSGAELGSEAFHDQTVGPGPGPGPGHHMHIQPLEDSGIRYGNFPPAYGMDSHYQGSHGSVQMHALRRQVQNPIRGGPSYEASGILPQANGTVNAGFIRGAQEGSPRLSRVGMEDRNPWVGHCGGSSQKVFGFDGSAAQEYLHDHAPKLNSNILFQENQHSFAPEAVLRQPEILDFAIAAAPVLRMPSSSTLVDDRTTSSTISGHYLSPTSATDVAAAVKPEEKTIFGEAYEAKQVETVKEPDVQNIPPQNKNQMMMFDLNGIKPIEDGGDTTKISDSNAHGALEHRRLSTQYLSFLPELIASVKKAALEGAEEVKARAQANVDDGVLQHPDVKEASVHESEPVNNIELEHDSDNDHPDTAKIEPTKAEEEALARGLQTIKNDDLEEIRELGSGTYGAVFHGKWKGSDVAIKRIKASCFAGRPSERERLIADFWKEALILSSLHHPNVVSFYGIVRDGPDGTLATVTEFMVNGSLKQFLQKKDRTIDRRKRLIIAMDVSFGMEYLHGKNIVHFDLKCENLLVNMRDPHRPICKIGDLGLSKVKQHTLVSGGVRGTLPWMAPELLSGKSNMVTEKGAL comes from the exons ATGTGTAATAAAGGGATCGGATGCGTGCGATCCTTTTCAGTGTCTGAAACTTCCGTCGATCAAACCCAGGCTCTGTTCACGATGGATGGCTCCGCTGCGCCTGTACCGACAAACACCGCCGCTGCTGATGAGACCCCGCGTGTTGCTGCTGCTGACGAGACCCCGCGTGTTAAGTTCCTGTGCAGCTTTGGAGGCAGTATCCTGCCCCGCCCGCTCGACGGTAAGCTTCGGTATGTTGGTGGCGAAACCCGGATTGTGAGCATGCCGCGTGATGTCACCTATGAGGAGCTGATGTCGAGGATGCGGGAGCTCTTTGAAGCTGCAGCGCTGCTAAAGTACCAGCAGCCTGATGAGGACCTCGACGCGCTGGTATCGGTtgtgaatgatgatgatgtcacaAACATGATGGAGGAGTATGATAAGCTTGATGCAGCAGGCGATGGGTTTACCCGCCTCAGGATATTCCTCTTTTCGCACCCTGATCAAGATGTTTCTCCACATTTCGATGCAGATGAAAGAGAAACTGAGCGAAGGTATGTCGATGCACTGAACAGCATGTCTGATACTGCTTCTGACTTTAGAAAGCAACAGGTTGATGGCTTGATCTCTGGGCAGTTGGAAAAAATTCACTCTGGCGAACAGTTCTACAACCCTATGAATTGTGAGGTTCAGTTGCCGCCATTTAACTTGCACCACATCAATGTCCCTCATCCATCATCCGGGCAACACTCACAACCACATACTCAAAGATACAACGAGATGGAGGCTCCATGGAGTCCCGCCTACTATTCAGCCGGGCACCATCCTGCCCATGACCCACGGCCTGTTCCTGAATTTCCATCTTCGCCCTCAGCCAGACGCTACCGTATGCCTTTCGGGGATTTACATGATAAGTGCATGGATAGGATGTTGGAAGAATATGGCCGGCATCCGATGAATCATCAGCCACCATATGATCACCAACCAGCTTTCGTTGATAATGTGATGTGGCTGCCGCCTGGAGCAATTGCCAGTGAAAAATCTGGGTATCCTGGTAATTTGAGTCATTCTCACAACGTCTTTGACGGGAATAGTATTTGCGAGCATTGCAGAATGGCTTTCCAGAAAAACCAAGCTTTGTTGGAGACCCGATATCCTGATGCTCGCTGGAGGCACGGACAACCCCACATGGAACAGTCAAGCTCGGGGAATGAATTCGTGCAATTCTCTAATCGGTGTGGCGAGTGCTTCCCCAGTAGGGAGGCTTACATGTTGAATCCAGAATCAAAATTGGACCCTGGAGTCTACTCGAATGAGCAAAATGAGCATCGTCCCTTCTATAACGAATCCCTTAATCACGAAAGAGGGTGGGTTCTACACCACCAACTGAACCATCAGGCCGAGGAACCCAGAACGCAACTATCCGGAGCTAGTGGAAGGGTCAACGAGCACTACATGGTAGATGGCAGTGGCATGAACATGAATTTTCCTTTCGTGCATGATGGGCATTCAGTGTCTTCCAACTGCATCAATCATGATGATCCTCGGTATATCCATTCTGGTGCAGAGCTGGGGAGcgaagcatttcatgaccaaacAGTTGGACCTGGACCTGGACCTGGACCTGGACATCACATGCACATCCAGCCTCTTGAAGACTCTGGGATCCGGTATGGGAATTTCCCTCCTGCTTATGGAATGGATAGTCATTATCAAGGATCACATGGGTCTGTGCAGATGCATGCTCTACGGAGACAGGTGCAGAATCCTATTCGTGGAGGTCCATCATATGAAGCATCGGGTATTCTACCACAGGCAAATGGTACAGTTAATGCAGGGTTCATTAGGGGTGCACAAGAGGGAAGTCCAAGGCTCAGCCGTGTTGGGATGGAAGATCGAAACCCTTGGGTCGGGCACTGTGGAGGTTCCTCACAGAAAGTATTTGGCTTTGATGGATCAGCTGCCCAAGAATATCTTCATGACCATGCACCCAAACTGAACTCAAACATTCTTTTTCAGGAAAATCAGCACTCCTTTGCTCCAGAAGCTGTTCTGCGCCAACCTGAGATACTGGACTTTGCAATTGCTGCAGCACCTGTGCTCCGGATGCCTTCATCTTCAACTTTAGTTGATGATAGAACTACTAGTTCCACCATTTCAGGCCACTATCTCAGTCCTACGAGTGCAACTGATGTCGCTGCAGCAGTGAAACCAGAGGAGAAAACTATCTTTGGAGAGGCTTATGAAGCAAAACAAGTGGAAACAGTGAAGGAACCTGATGTTCAAAATATTCCTcctcaaaataaaaatcaaatgatgatGTTTGATTTAAATGGCATCAAGCCTATTGAAGATGGCGGTGATACCACAAAAATCAGCGACTCTAATGCTCATGGTGCATTAGAGCACAGGAGACTCTCCACTCAGTATTTGAGTTTTTTACCTGAGTTGATTGCTTCAGTAAAGAAAGCAGCCTTGGAAGGTGCTGAGGAGGTGAAAGCCAGAGCTCAAGCAAATGTTGATGATGGTGTTCTACAACATCCAGATGTGAAGGAAGCATCTGTACATGAATCAGAACCTGTG AACAACATCGAGTTGGAGCATGATTCTGATAATGACCATCCGGACACTGCCAAGATTGAGCCAACGAAGGCTGAGGAAGAAGCTTTGGCTAGAGGATTACAG ACAATAAAAAATGATGATTTGGAAGAGATCCGAGAGCTGGGTTCTGGTACATATGGTGCTGTCTTTCATGGTAAATGGAAAGGTTCTGATGTTGCGATAAAAAGAATAAAAGCAAGCTGCTTTGCTGGAAGGCCATCTGAGAGAGAACGTCTG ATTGCAGATTTCTGGAAAGAGGCTCTGATATTGAGTTCTTTGCATCATCCAAATGTTGTTTCGTTCTATGGTATAGTTCGTGATGGTCCTGATGGAACTCTAGCAACTGTTACGGAGTTCATGGTTAATGGTTCTTTGAAACAATTTCTACAGAAGAAGGACAG AACTATCGATCGTCGCAAGAGACTCATTATAGCCATGGATGTTTCCTTTGGGATGGAGTATTTGCACGGAAAAAATATTGTTCATTTTGATCTGAAGTGTGAGAATCTGTTAGTAAATATGAGGGATCCTCACCGGCCTATCTGCAAG
- the LOC131217144 gene encoding uncharacterized protein LOC131217144 isoform X2, which yields MCNKGIGCVRSFSVSETSVDQTQALFTMDGSAAPVPTNTAAADETPRVAAADETPRVKFLCSFGGSILPRPLDGKLRYVGGETRIVSMPRDVTYEELMSRMRELFEAAALLKYQQPDEDLDALVSVVNDDDVTNMMEEYDKLDAAGDGFTRLRIFLFSHPDQDVSPHFDADERETERRYVDALNSMSDTASDFRKQQVDGLISGQLEKIHSGEQFYNPMNCEVQLPPFNLHHINVPHPSSGQHSQPHTQRYNEMEAPWSPAYYSAGHHPAHDPRPVPEFPSSPSARRYRMPFGDLHDKCMDRMLEEYGRHPMNHQPPYDHQPAFVDNVMWLPPGAIASEKSGYPGNLSHSHNVFDGNSICEHCRMAFQKNQALLETRYPDARWRHGQPHMEQSSSGNEFVQFSNRCGECFPSREAYMLNPESKLDPGVYSNEQNEHRPFYNESLNHERGWVLHHQLNHQAEEPRTQLSGASGRVNEHYMVDGSGMNMNFPFVHDGHSVSSNCINHDDPRYIHSGAELGSEAFHDQTVGPGPGPGPGHHMHIQPLEDSGIRYGNFPPAYGMDSHYQGSHGSVQMHALRRQVQNPIRGGPSYEASGILPQANGTVNAGFIRGAQEGSPRLSRVGMEDRNPWVGHCGGSSQKVFGFDGSAAQEYLHDHAPKLNSNILFQENQHSFAPEAVLRQPEILDFAIAAAPVLRMPSSSTLVDDRTTSSTISGHYLSPTSATDVAAAVKPEEKTIFGEAYEAKQVETVKEPDVQNIPPQNKNQMMMFDLNGIKPIEDGGDTTKISDSNAHGALEHRRLSTQYLSFLPELIASVKKAALEGAEEVKARAQANVDDGVLQHPDVKEASVHESEPVNNIELEHDSDNDHPDTAKIEPTKAEEEALARGLQTIKNDDLEEIRELGSGTYGAVFHGKWKGSDVAIKRIKASCFAGRPSERERLIADFWKEALILSSLHHPNVVSFYGIVRDGPDGTLATVTEFMVNGSLKQFLQKKDRTIDRRKRLIIAMDVSFGMEYLHGKNIVHFDLKCENLLVNMRDPHRPICKIGDLGLSKVKQHTLVSGGVRGTLPWMAPELLSGKSNMVTEKVRSS from the exons ATGTGTAATAAAGGGATCGGATGCGTGCGATCCTTTTCAGTGTCTGAAACTTCCGTCGATCAAACCCAGGCTCTGTTCACGATGGATGGCTCCGCTGCGCCTGTACCGACAAACACCGCCGCTGCTGATGAGACCCCGCGTGTTGCTGCTGCTGACGAGACCCCGCGTGTTAAGTTCCTGTGCAGCTTTGGAGGCAGTATCCTGCCCCGCCCGCTCGACGGTAAGCTTCGGTATGTTGGTGGCGAAACCCGGATTGTGAGCATGCCGCGTGATGTCACCTATGAGGAGCTGATGTCGAGGATGCGGGAGCTCTTTGAAGCTGCAGCGCTGCTAAAGTACCAGCAGCCTGATGAGGACCTCGACGCGCTGGTATCGGTtgtgaatgatgatgatgtcacaAACATGATGGAGGAGTATGATAAGCTTGATGCAGCAGGCGATGGGTTTACCCGCCTCAGGATATTCCTCTTTTCGCACCCTGATCAAGATGTTTCTCCACATTTCGATGCAGATGAAAGAGAAACTGAGCGAAGGTATGTCGATGCACTGAACAGCATGTCTGATACTGCTTCTGACTTTAGAAAGCAACAGGTTGATGGCTTGATCTCTGGGCAGTTGGAAAAAATTCACTCTGGCGAACAGTTCTACAACCCTATGAATTGTGAGGTTCAGTTGCCGCCATTTAACTTGCACCACATCAATGTCCCTCATCCATCATCCGGGCAACACTCACAACCACATACTCAAAGATACAACGAGATGGAGGCTCCATGGAGTCCCGCCTACTATTCAGCCGGGCACCATCCTGCCCATGACCCACGGCCTGTTCCTGAATTTCCATCTTCGCCCTCAGCCAGACGCTACCGTATGCCTTTCGGGGATTTACATGATAAGTGCATGGATAGGATGTTGGAAGAATATGGCCGGCATCCGATGAATCATCAGCCACCATATGATCACCAACCAGCTTTCGTTGATAATGTGATGTGGCTGCCGCCTGGAGCAATTGCCAGTGAAAAATCTGGGTATCCTGGTAATTTGAGTCATTCTCACAACGTCTTTGACGGGAATAGTATTTGCGAGCATTGCAGAATGGCTTTCCAGAAAAACCAAGCTTTGTTGGAGACCCGATATCCTGATGCTCGCTGGAGGCACGGACAACCCCACATGGAACAGTCAAGCTCGGGGAATGAATTCGTGCAATTCTCTAATCGGTGTGGCGAGTGCTTCCCCAGTAGGGAGGCTTACATGTTGAATCCAGAATCAAAATTGGACCCTGGAGTCTACTCGAATGAGCAAAATGAGCATCGTCCCTTCTATAACGAATCCCTTAATCACGAAAGAGGGTGGGTTCTACACCACCAACTGAACCATCAGGCCGAGGAACCCAGAACGCAACTATCCGGAGCTAGTGGAAGGGTCAACGAGCACTACATGGTAGATGGCAGTGGCATGAACATGAATTTTCCTTTCGTGCATGATGGGCATTCAGTGTCTTCCAACTGCATCAATCATGATGATCCTCGGTATATCCATTCTGGTGCAGAGCTGGGGAGcgaagcatttcatgaccaaacAGTTGGACCTGGACCTGGACCTGGACCTGGACATCACATGCACATCCAGCCTCTTGAAGACTCTGGGATCCGGTATGGGAATTTCCCTCCTGCTTATGGAATGGATAGTCATTATCAAGGATCACATGGGTCTGTGCAGATGCATGCTCTACGGAGACAGGTGCAGAATCCTATTCGTGGAGGTCCATCATATGAAGCATCGGGTATTCTACCACAGGCAAATGGTACAGTTAATGCAGGGTTCATTAGGGGTGCACAAGAGGGAAGTCCAAGGCTCAGCCGTGTTGGGATGGAAGATCGAAACCCTTGGGTCGGGCACTGTGGAGGTTCCTCACAGAAAGTATTTGGCTTTGATGGATCAGCTGCCCAAGAATATCTTCATGACCATGCACCCAAACTGAACTCAAACATTCTTTTTCAGGAAAATCAGCACTCCTTTGCTCCAGAAGCTGTTCTGCGCCAACCTGAGATACTGGACTTTGCAATTGCTGCAGCACCTGTGCTCCGGATGCCTTCATCTTCAACTTTAGTTGATGATAGAACTACTAGTTCCACCATTTCAGGCCACTATCTCAGTCCTACGAGTGCAACTGATGTCGCTGCAGCAGTGAAACCAGAGGAGAAAACTATCTTTGGAGAGGCTTATGAAGCAAAACAAGTGGAAACAGTGAAGGAACCTGATGTTCAAAATATTCCTcctcaaaataaaaatcaaatgatgatGTTTGATTTAAATGGCATCAAGCCTATTGAAGATGGCGGTGATACCACAAAAATCAGCGACTCTAATGCTCATGGTGCATTAGAGCACAGGAGACTCTCCACTCAGTATTTGAGTTTTTTACCTGAGTTGATTGCTTCAGTAAAGAAAGCAGCCTTGGAAGGTGCTGAGGAGGTGAAAGCCAGAGCTCAAGCAAATGTTGATGATGGTGTTCTACAACATCCAGATGTGAAGGAAGCATCTGTACATGAATCAGAACCTGTG AACAACATCGAGTTGGAGCATGATTCTGATAATGACCATCCGGACACTGCCAAGATTGAGCCAACGAAGGCTGAGGAAGAAGCTTTGGCTAGAGGATTACAG ACAATAAAAAATGATGATTTGGAAGAGATCCGAGAGCTGGGTTCTGGTACATATGGTGCTGTCTTTCATGGTAAATGGAAAGGTTCTGATGTTGCGATAAAAAGAATAAAAGCAAGCTGCTTTGCTGGAAGGCCATCTGAGAGAGAACGTCTG ATTGCAGATTTCTGGAAAGAGGCTCTGATATTGAGTTCTTTGCATCATCCAAATGTTGTTTCGTTCTATGGTATAGTTCGTGATGGTCCTGATGGAACTCTAGCAACTGTTACGGAGTTCATGGTTAATGGTTCTTTGAAACAATTTCTACAGAAGAAGGACAG AACTATCGATCGTCGCAAGAGACTCATTATAGCCATGGATGTTTCCTTTGGGATGGAGTATTTGCACGGAAAAAATATTGTTCATTTTGATCTGAAGTGTGAGAATCTGTTAGTAAATATGAGGGATCCTCACCGGCCTATCTGCAAG
- the LOC131217144 gene encoding uncharacterized protein LOC131217144 isoform X4, with amino-acid sequence MCNKGIGCVRSFSVSETSVDQTQALFTMDGSAAPVPTNTAAADETPRVAAADETPRVKFLCSFGGSILPRPLDGKLRYVGGETRIVSMPRDVTYEELMSRMRELFEAAALLKYQQPDEDLDALVSVVNDDDVTNMMEEYDKLDAAGDGFTRLRIFLFSHPDQDVSPHFDADERETERRYVDALNSMSDTASDFRKQQVDGLISGQLEKIHSGEQFYNPMNCEVQLPPFNLHHINVPHPSSGQHSQPHTQRYNEMEAPWSPAYYSAGHHPAHDPRPVPEFPSSPSARRYRMPFGDLHDKCMDRMLEEYGRHPMNHQPPYDHQPAFVDNVMWLPPGAIASEKSGYPGNLSHSHNVFDGNSICEHCRMAFQKNQALLETRYPDARWRHGQPHMEQSSSGNEFVQFSNRCGECFPSREAYMLNPESKLDPGVYSNEQNEHRPFYNESLNHERGWVLHHQLNHQAEEPRTQLSGASGRVNEHYMVDGSGMNMNFPFVHDGHSVSSNCINHDDPRYIHSGAELGSEAFHDQTVGPGPGPGPGHHMHIQPLEDSGIRYGNFPPAYGMDSHYQGSHGSVQMHALRRQVQNPIRGGPSYEASGILPQANGTVNAGFIRGAQEGSPRLSRVGMEDRNPWVGHCGGSSQKVFGFDGSAAQEYLHDHAPKLNSNILFQENQHSFAPEAVLRQPEILDFAIAAAPVLRMPSSSTLVDDRTTSSTISGHYLSPTSATDVAAAVKPEEKTIFGEAYEAKQVETVKEPDVQNIPPQNKNQMMMFDLNGIKPIEDGGDTTKISDSNAHGALEHRRLSTQYLSFLPELIASVKKAALEGAEEVKARAQANVDDGVLQHPDVKEASVHESEPVNNIELEHDSDNDHPDTAKIEPTKAEEEALARGLQTIKNDDLEEIRELGSGTYGAVFHGKWKGSDVAIKRIKASCFAGRPSERERLNYRSSQETHYSHGCFLWDGVFARKKYCSF; translated from the exons ATGTGTAATAAAGGGATCGGATGCGTGCGATCCTTTTCAGTGTCTGAAACTTCCGTCGATCAAACCCAGGCTCTGTTCACGATGGATGGCTCCGCTGCGCCTGTACCGACAAACACCGCCGCTGCTGATGAGACCCCGCGTGTTGCTGCTGCTGACGAGACCCCGCGTGTTAAGTTCCTGTGCAGCTTTGGAGGCAGTATCCTGCCCCGCCCGCTCGACGGTAAGCTTCGGTATGTTGGTGGCGAAACCCGGATTGTGAGCATGCCGCGTGATGTCACCTATGAGGAGCTGATGTCGAGGATGCGGGAGCTCTTTGAAGCTGCAGCGCTGCTAAAGTACCAGCAGCCTGATGAGGACCTCGACGCGCTGGTATCGGTtgtgaatgatgatgatgtcacaAACATGATGGAGGAGTATGATAAGCTTGATGCAGCAGGCGATGGGTTTACCCGCCTCAGGATATTCCTCTTTTCGCACCCTGATCAAGATGTTTCTCCACATTTCGATGCAGATGAAAGAGAAACTGAGCGAAGGTATGTCGATGCACTGAACAGCATGTCTGATACTGCTTCTGACTTTAGAAAGCAACAGGTTGATGGCTTGATCTCTGGGCAGTTGGAAAAAATTCACTCTGGCGAACAGTTCTACAACCCTATGAATTGTGAGGTTCAGTTGCCGCCATTTAACTTGCACCACATCAATGTCCCTCATCCATCATCCGGGCAACACTCACAACCACATACTCAAAGATACAACGAGATGGAGGCTCCATGGAGTCCCGCCTACTATTCAGCCGGGCACCATCCTGCCCATGACCCACGGCCTGTTCCTGAATTTCCATCTTCGCCCTCAGCCAGACGCTACCGTATGCCTTTCGGGGATTTACATGATAAGTGCATGGATAGGATGTTGGAAGAATATGGCCGGCATCCGATGAATCATCAGCCACCATATGATCACCAACCAGCTTTCGTTGATAATGTGATGTGGCTGCCGCCTGGAGCAATTGCCAGTGAAAAATCTGGGTATCCTGGTAATTTGAGTCATTCTCACAACGTCTTTGACGGGAATAGTATTTGCGAGCATTGCAGAATGGCTTTCCAGAAAAACCAAGCTTTGTTGGAGACCCGATATCCTGATGCTCGCTGGAGGCACGGACAACCCCACATGGAACAGTCAAGCTCGGGGAATGAATTCGTGCAATTCTCTAATCGGTGTGGCGAGTGCTTCCCCAGTAGGGAGGCTTACATGTTGAATCCAGAATCAAAATTGGACCCTGGAGTCTACTCGAATGAGCAAAATGAGCATCGTCCCTTCTATAACGAATCCCTTAATCACGAAAGAGGGTGGGTTCTACACCACCAACTGAACCATCAGGCCGAGGAACCCAGAACGCAACTATCCGGAGCTAGTGGAAGGGTCAACGAGCACTACATGGTAGATGGCAGTGGCATGAACATGAATTTTCCTTTCGTGCATGATGGGCATTCAGTGTCTTCCAACTGCATCAATCATGATGATCCTCGGTATATCCATTCTGGTGCAGAGCTGGGGAGcgaagcatttcatgaccaaacAGTTGGACCTGGACCTGGACCTGGACCTGGACATCACATGCACATCCAGCCTCTTGAAGACTCTGGGATCCGGTATGGGAATTTCCCTCCTGCTTATGGAATGGATAGTCATTATCAAGGATCACATGGGTCTGTGCAGATGCATGCTCTACGGAGACAGGTGCAGAATCCTATTCGTGGAGGTCCATCATATGAAGCATCGGGTATTCTACCACAGGCAAATGGTACAGTTAATGCAGGGTTCATTAGGGGTGCACAAGAGGGAAGTCCAAGGCTCAGCCGTGTTGGGATGGAAGATCGAAACCCTTGGGTCGGGCACTGTGGAGGTTCCTCACAGAAAGTATTTGGCTTTGATGGATCAGCTGCCCAAGAATATCTTCATGACCATGCACCCAAACTGAACTCAAACATTCTTTTTCAGGAAAATCAGCACTCCTTTGCTCCAGAAGCTGTTCTGCGCCAACCTGAGATACTGGACTTTGCAATTGCTGCAGCACCTGTGCTCCGGATGCCTTCATCTTCAACTTTAGTTGATGATAGAACTACTAGTTCCACCATTTCAGGCCACTATCTCAGTCCTACGAGTGCAACTGATGTCGCTGCAGCAGTGAAACCAGAGGAGAAAACTATCTTTGGAGAGGCTTATGAAGCAAAACAAGTGGAAACAGTGAAGGAACCTGATGTTCAAAATATTCCTcctcaaaataaaaatcaaatgatgatGTTTGATTTAAATGGCATCAAGCCTATTGAAGATGGCGGTGATACCACAAAAATCAGCGACTCTAATGCTCATGGTGCATTAGAGCACAGGAGACTCTCCACTCAGTATTTGAGTTTTTTACCTGAGTTGATTGCTTCAGTAAAGAAAGCAGCCTTGGAAGGTGCTGAGGAGGTGAAAGCCAGAGCTCAAGCAAATGTTGATGATGGTGTTCTACAACATCCAGATGTGAAGGAAGCATCTGTACATGAATCAGAACCTGTG AACAACATCGAGTTGGAGCATGATTCTGATAATGACCATCCGGACACTGCCAAGATTGAGCCAACGAAGGCTGAGGAAGAAGCTTTGGCTAGAGGATTACAG ACAATAAAAAATGATGATTTGGAAGAGATCCGAGAGCTGGGTTCTGGTACATATGGTGCTGTCTTTCATGGTAAATGGAAAGGTTCTGATGTTGCGATAAAAAGAATAAAAGCAAGCTGCTTTGCTGGAAGGCCATCTGAGAGAGAACGTCTG AACTATCGATCGTCGCAAGAGACTCATTATAGCCATGGATGTTTCCTTTGGGATGGAGTATTTGCACGGAAAAAATATTGTTCATTTTGA